The Methanophagales archaeon genome window below encodes:
- a CDS encoding lamin tail domain-containing protein — protein sequence MKVVRSTSIALITGIIIAIIFISLVPVCAYSSLLITEVYPKTMVKGEQDEYIILTNNCAHSVDIANWSITDNEANFTFPHVSIPPGRGIYLTRKTAVYARPDAIVTTLKLGATFALRNRGDEVILRDNHGRVADVLIYGDSPYNGPGWRGEPLKKPLSGMAFHRKAYEDTDTASDWVILPPGASYHPPELISVTNTSVTTFVSPDCSFTVLKSELDNASSSLYLNLYEFDNIKLLEPILDAMRRGVHVYLLMEGRPVGGMEDKERYIAEQIASNGGTVRFAHDRFLNHAKYAIIDDKTLILMSENWKYTGVPYDRTYGNRGWGIVIKNRMIAHYFMDLFLDDLQRANADTNTETDASLSWEMGMQMNSKSQMEKEIPGGYYTPVFKLHTMTTNFTVIPVLAPDSALSSRTILQMIRNAKRYIHVELFSVAMYWGDEPNPFISALVEAARRGCDVEILLDSKYLEGDNNNDEVVSELNRIARSSNLSLEAKLADLGSSGLAKIHNKGLVVDGKKVLISSLNWNAHSIYNREAGVIIDNSAIASFYDQVFLYDWNASSTNEHEQARDRTPEMQVLYIILTLCASFVIFRLVRWYQRRWR from the coding sequence ATGAAAGTGGTTAGATCAACCTCAATCGCGCTGATTACTGGTATCATTATCGCCATTATATTCATATCGCTCGTCCCGGTTTGTGCATATTCCTCACTATTGATAACCGAGGTTTATCCAAAAACGATGGTGAAGGGCGAACAGGACGAATATATAATTTTAACAAATAATTGCGCCCATTCGGTGGACATTGCGAACTGGAGCATAACGGATAATGAAGCAAATTTCACTTTCCCTCATGTCTCCATACCACCCGGCAGAGGGATATACCTCACGCGGAAGACCGCTGTATATGCTCGCCCTGATGCTATCGTTACCACCTTAAAGCTTGGTGCGACATTTGCATTGCGCAATCGAGGTGATGAGGTCATTCTGCGTGACAATCATGGTAGGGTAGCAGACGTGCTGATATACGGTGATTCCCCATATAATGGTCCTGGCTGGCGCGGTGAGCCACTGAAGAAGCCGTTGTCGGGAATGGCATTCCACAGAAAAGCTTATGAAGATACCGATACTGCCTCTGACTGGGTTATTCTACCTCCTGGTGCTTCGTATCATCCGCCAGAGCTAATTTCCGTCACCAACACGAGTGTTACCACCTTCGTATCGCCTGATTGCAGTTTCACAGTCCTGAAGAGCGAATTAGATAATGCTTCCTCTTCTCTATACCTCAATCTCTACGAATTTGACAATATCAAACTTCTGGAGCCTATTTTAGATGCCATGCGTAGAGGTGTACATGTTTATCTCCTGATGGAGGGTCGCCCGGTGGGAGGTATGGAAGACAAAGAGCGATATATCGCAGAGCAGATAGCGAGCAATGGTGGCACTGTTCGTTTCGCTCATGACAGATTCTTAAATCACGCTAAATATGCAATCATAGATGATAAGACACTGATTTTAATGTCAGAGAACTGGAAATACACCGGCGTACCGTATGACAGAACCTATGGCAATCGTGGCTGGGGCATTGTGATAAAGAATAGGATGATAGCGCATTACTTCATGGATTTATTCCTTGATGACCTTCAGCGTGCAAATGCTGATACTAATACTGAGACTGACGCATCTCTATCCTGGGAGATGGGGATGCAGATGAATAGCAAAAGCCAGATGGAAAAAGAAATACCCGGGGGCTATTACACGCCCGTATTTAAACTGCATACAATGACAACAAACTTCACAGTGATACCGGTCCTGGCGCCCGATTCCGCTTTGAGCTCGAGGACGATACTACAGATGATAAGGAATGCGAAGCGGTATATACACGTAGAGCTATTCTCTGTGGCGATGTACTGGGGAGATGAGCCGAATCCATTCATATCAGCGCTCGTAGAAGCGGCAAGGAGGGGTTGTGACGTGGAGATTCTGCTGGATTCTAAATATTTAGAGGGCGATAACAACAATGATGAAGTGGTATCAGAACTGAACAGGATAGCGCGTTCGTCGAATTTGAGTCTTGAGGCTAAATTAGCTGATCTGGGCTCGTCTGGTCTGGCGAAGATACACAATAAAGGGTTGGTTGTGGATGGTAAGAAGGTGCTTATATCTTCATTGAACTGGAATGCGCACTCGATTTATAACCGTGAGGCGGGTGTGATAATAGATAACAGTGCTATCGCATCCTTTTATGACCAGGTCTTCCTTTACGACTGGAACGCTTCTTCCACGAATGAGCATGAACAGGCACGAGATAGGACACCAGAAATGCAAGTTCTGTACATCATACTCACTCTTTGTGCTTCTTTTGTTATATTCAGGCTCGTAAGATGGTATCAGAGACGGTGGCGATAA
- the cas4 gene encoding CRISPR-associated protein Cas4 has protein sequence MIESFILKEFAFNLHKITGCEDIAAIRAIIGDIVESVPRIYREELVGLGLELDLTEAVKRDFIQGMNDEWLKKLRTENELTELERVHGYERERMMYSEKLNLSGSVDKLIIADEEVIPCMIKTGKSPGYGVWRSDRVQLAAYAMLIEDEFESIVKRGFVEYIREAEFRVTQIRRSDRAEALQILKQVRRIKQGAFPDKGRNAPCENCAYSKYCDTDTRKTVLSKLLGK, from the coding sequence ATGATAGAAAGTTTCATATTGAAAGAATTTGCATTTAACCTCCATAAAATCACTGGCTGTGAGGACATCGCAGCTATAAGAGCTATAATAGGAGATATAGTGGAGTCGGTACCACGGATATACAGGGAAGAGCTGGTAGGGCTGGGGTTGGAGCTGGATTTGACAGAGGCGGTGAAGCGTGATTTTATTCAGGGTATGAATGATGAGTGGCTGAAGAAACTGAGGACTGAAAATGAGCTGACGGAACTGGAGCGTGTGCATGGATATGAGCGTGAACGAATGATGTATTCAGAAAAGCTGAACCTGAGTGGTAGTGTGGACAAGTTGATAATAGCAGATGAAGAGGTGATACCATGCATGATAAAGACGGGTAAATCGCCGGGATACGGCGTGTGGCGAAGTGACCGTGTACAACTGGCTGCGTATGCAATGCTGATTGAGGATGAGTTTGAGAGCATAGTAAAGAGAGGGTTTGTGGAATACATAAGGGAAGCGGAATTTCGGGTGACACAGATAAGAAGAAGTGACCGTGCAGAGGCATTGCAGATATTAAAGCAGGTGAGACGGATAAAGCAGGGCGCCTTCCCTGATAAAGGCAGGAATGCACCATGCGAAAATTGTGCATATTCAAAATACTGTGATACTGATACGCGAAAGACGGTTCTATCTAAGTTGTTGGGTAAATAA
- a CDS encoding DUF763 domain-containing protein has protein sequence MKRAGVVDLPLHGGSAPYWLVKRMKGLAHAILELLVEEYGVGGVVEKLADPLWFQSLSCVLAYDWHSSGTTTVVCGVLKSVIDPEEFGIGIAGGKGKASRNTTSEIEEIGLKLSLSDAKIEELKYASRISAKVDNACIQDGYQLYHHSMIITEKGEWAVIQQGMNPGNRYARRYHWLSSAVKSYEEPHQGIVGFPHSHVLDMTARDSRECREVSIDLVKSNSRDLKRLYKELESSFRIKKGQRTLLNFNAPTVEEEVPVPVPAPTPGQTKTSIFKLPRRVNWDALRIAYENQPSDFEQLLCIRGLGPATVRALALIAELIYGAKPSWQDPVKFSFAFGGKDGVPYPVDRHTMDETTEILQTVMKEKGKECKSFIH, from the coding sequence ATGAAGAGAGCGGGTGTGGTGGATCTGCCACTTCATGGTGGTTCGGCACCTTACTGGCTGGTAAAGCGGATGAAGGGCTTAGCTCATGCCATCCTTGAGTTGCTGGTTGAGGAATATGGAGTAGGGGGAGTGGTAGAGAAGCTGGCGGACCCGCTATGGTTCCAGTCACTCTCTTGCGTACTCGCCTATGACTGGCACAGCAGTGGTACCACAACGGTGGTATGTGGTGTCTTAAAATCAGTGATAGACCCGGAGGAATTTGGTATTGGTATCGCCGGCGGTAAGGGTAAGGCATCGAGAAATACGACATCTGAGATAGAAGAGATAGGACTAAAACTGAGCCTCAGTGATGCAAAGATTGAGGAGTTGAAATACGCCAGCAGGATATCTGCAAAGGTGGATAACGCGTGTATTCAAGATGGTTATCAGCTCTATCATCACTCGATGATCATCACCGAGAAGGGCGAATGGGCAGTGATACAGCAGGGTATGAATCCCGGCAATCGGTATGCAAGGCGGTATCACTGGCTCTCTTCGGCAGTAAAGAGTTATGAGGAGCCGCATCAGGGCATCGTCGGCTTCCCTCACAGCCATGTGCTGGATATGACCGCGAGGGATAGTAGAGAATGCCGTGAAGTCTCTATTGATCTGGTTAAGAGTAATAGTAGAGATTTAAAGCGATTGTATAAGGAGCTTGAGAGCAGCTTCAGGATAAAAAAAGGGCAGAGGACATTATTAAACTTCAATGCACCCACAGTGGAAGAGGAAGTACCAGTACCTGTACCTGCACCCACACCTGGCCAGACCAAGACCAGCATCTTCAAGTTACCGAGACGCGTGAACTGGGATGCACTTCGTATAGCTTATGAGAATCAGCCATCGGATTTTGAACAGCTTTTGTGTATTCGCGGTTTGGGACCTGCAACAGTGCGAGCCTTAGCGCTTATCGCCGAGTTGATATATGGAGCGAAGCCAAGCTGGCAAGACCCTGTTAAGTTCTCATTCGCATTTGGTGGTAAAGATGGCGTGCCTTATCCGGTAGATAGGCACACGATGGACGAGACCACAGAGATATTACAAACAGTGATGAAAGAGAAGGGAAAGGAGTGTAAGAGCTTTATTCATTAA